Proteins found in one Promicromonospora sukumoe genomic segment:
- a CDS encoding galactose-binding domain-containing protein, with the protein MSARTRRGAVAAFAAAAMVVCGGAAVLPAAHAAPAVRTAVLPGNEDDVGVYTNGLTDSLDIGDPVYRNLDAVQDALEPGVPYTADSMYRSIFESDVAAGGTDFYLDRVLGVTGASGNNVLQTRGRTLYLRGAGAASWNSMGFGGNAFAGGPNDLGAFYTITVPGQTVAEVGAARFNAPSHAKARYTIGSTGVTADLRKLITYDNTALSALTFTNPGASDVTFTVRAASPVARAAADADDELTGTRTLTSGANNGLVDTPWSSVTVGLKADGFTRSGTNLDREVTVPAGGTLDLSVVGSLYSASLPDGEDQLREYAALTPDDAFRTGVTAFNERWAQDIPYIDVPDPAIEKAIVYRWWGERYNSLDANEPGYVYQYPTTIEGVNLYQNSVVLTQPMHLQDTKWIRNPYLAYGQVLNVGELSGSSAFLDSPGHTSWNNHYSQYLGTAGLEAYNVHGGGADVAERFAYYFEQDGVGQLEHYDGNDDGLIAYDTNYMPGNDADAISFGYPRSNGGAPGARTIERPESAYVWGAFDAASKLYEIAGADPERVTSTAAEADRIQEAVLDRLWSEETQMFLAGTSHGATSAASSGGSANPLPAGERDLIPAKESNLYDIYAENLIPADDWEQYVDGFRFLRYGDNFPVFPFYTANQYDRSKYSIGGSNNFSNINFTVQYRGVRAALRDYDPEQRYITPEYAAKLLDWMAWSIYPNGDARLANQAEYYSGWNAANQTFNRNNPNHVMLGNMSYIFVEDMGGIQPRSDDLIELDPIDLGYEHFMVNNLRYHGQDVTIVWDPDGTHYGLGAGYSLFVDGDRKASADAIGGFVYDPAANEVTASDDGLDVTVVADEGADLPSAVDTPIEDERVVSYLKTAGIDLTQNADNLAQGATLSSSATQDGARPAAWRNFHTPGFSTSSMNYTPGAIATTERPVSLAAVTDGVTVNEPYWGNYGTQGDTGYVELDLGEAVPVDNVKVWFVDDRQTGGYAPPRRYSIQVPDGDGGWAAVPEQAKAPKVPGPKANEALFPETTTDKVRVAFTNAPGRWTAISEIQVFDSGRPVPPVQNDPPTVTATSDDAAAGNLSTVLVATASDDGVPEDGELSYGWETVSAPEGAGVIFADDAALTTRVTGTAEGQYVFRFTATDGELSTSRDVTVTLAERETTAEFGRLATVTTSGSASWENPARVNAENTPASSNPGAGNGWGTWGQTQNGTSAAQAAWIRYSWSAPVLVSSTDIYWYDDNGGTRTPRADTYVVEYTTDGTTWTPVTLADGSTYGGALARNAYNKLAFEPVEASALRIRITGVQSGGAGTGVLRWRVNGDTVDSVASPVIMRTTVGVVPELPGALDVVYSGGTRGTLPFTWQEVTPAMVAETNVEPFTVYGTNAEHGLIAQAQVYVRPETAQDGIAIQGAEQFERTVDVGELPHLPTRVAVSYNDGSRDNQAIGVEWDFDESLVERPGVHVVTGRLILPDYVSEAGTTQTTLTLTVLGDPAEGPVVTATAEPRCLAGRATLAVRVVNDEDGPLDIAFATPFGDKSFSGVAPGGAAYQSLATRTASVTAGTVTVTASDGDGRTSEIRVEYPALTCG; encoded by the coding sequence ATGTCGGCACGAACACGAAGAGGCGCGGTGGCGGCGTTCGCCGCGGCCGCGATGGTCGTCTGCGGGGGCGCCGCGGTGCTGCCCGCGGCGCACGCGGCACCCGCGGTACGCACGGCGGTGCTGCCGGGCAACGAGGACGACGTCGGCGTCTACACGAACGGCCTGACGGACTCCCTGGACATCGGCGACCCGGTCTACCGCAACCTGGACGCCGTGCAGGACGCGCTGGAACCCGGTGTCCCGTACACCGCGGACAGCATGTACCGCTCGATCTTCGAGTCCGACGTCGCTGCCGGGGGCACCGACTTCTACCTCGACCGGGTCCTGGGCGTGACCGGGGCGTCGGGCAACAACGTGCTCCAGACCCGCGGCCGCACCCTGTACCTGCGCGGCGCGGGCGCCGCGAGCTGGAACAGCATGGGCTTCGGCGGCAACGCCTTCGCGGGCGGCCCCAACGACCTGGGCGCCTTCTACACGATCACGGTGCCGGGGCAGACGGTCGCCGAGGTGGGCGCCGCCCGCTTCAACGCGCCGAGCCACGCCAAGGCCCGCTACACGATCGGGTCCACGGGCGTGACGGCGGACCTGCGCAAGCTCATCACCTACGACAACACCGCCCTGTCCGCGCTCACGTTCACCAACCCGGGCGCCAGCGACGTCACTTTCACGGTGCGCGCGGCCTCCCCGGTCGCGCGGGCCGCCGCGGACGCCGACGACGAGCTGACCGGCACGCGCACCCTGACCAGCGGCGCCAACAACGGGCTGGTCGACACCCCGTGGTCGTCGGTGACCGTGGGCCTGAAGGCCGACGGCTTCACGCGCAGCGGCACGAACCTGGACCGTGAGGTCACGGTGCCGGCCGGCGGCACGCTGGACCTGTCCGTCGTCGGCTCCCTGTACTCGGCGAGCCTGCCGGACGGCGAGGACCAGCTCCGCGAGTACGCGGCCCTGACCCCGGACGACGCGTTCCGCACCGGCGTGACCGCGTTCAACGAGCGCTGGGCGCAGGACATCCCGTACATCGACGTGCCGGACCCCGCGATCGAGAAGGCGATCGTGTACCGCTGGTGGGGCGAGCGGTACAACAGCCTGGACGCGAACGAGCCGGGCTACGTCTACCAGTACCCGACCACGATCGAGGGCGTGAACCTCTACCAGAACTCGGTGGTGCTCACGCAGCCGATGCACCTGCAGGACACCAAGTGGATCCGGAACCCGTACCTGGCGTACGGGCAGGTGCTGAACGTCGGTGAGCTGTCCGGCTCGTCGGCGTTCCTGGACAGCCCGGGCCACACGAGCTGGAACAACCACTACTCCCAGTACCTCGGCACGGCCGGGCTGGAGGCGTACAACGTGCACGGCGGCGGGGCCGACGTCGCCGAGCGGTTCGCGTACTACTTCGAGCAGGACGGCGTGGGCCAGCTCGAGCACTACGACGGCAACGACGACGGCCTGATCGCCTACGACACCAACTACATGCCCGGCAACGACGCCGACGCGATCAGCTTCGGCTACCCGCGCTCCAACGGCGGGGCGCCGGGCGCGCGCACCATCGAGCGGCCCGAGTCGGCGTACGTCTGGGGCGCGTTCGACGCCGCCAGCAAGCTGTACGAGATCGCCGGGGCGGACCCCGAGCGCGTGACCAGCACGGCCGCCGAGGCCGACCGCATCCAGGAGGCCGTGCTCGACCGCCTCTGGAGCGAGGAGACGCAGATGTTCCTCGCCGGCACGTCGCACGGCGCGACGTCGGCGGCGTCGTCGGGCGGCAGCGCCAACCCGCTGCCGGCGGGCGAGCGGGACCTGATCCCGGCCAAGGAGTCCAACCTGTACGACATCTACGCGGAGAACCTGATCCCCGCGGACGACTGGGAGCAGTACGTCGACGGGTTCCGGTTCCTGCGCTACGGCGACAACTTCCCGGTCTTCCCGTTCTACACGGCCAACCAGTACGACCGGTCGAAGTACTCGATCGGCGGGTCCAACAACTTCTCGAACATCAACTTCACGGTCCAGTACCGCGGGGTGCGCGCCGCGCTGCGCGACTACGACCCCGAGCAGCGGTACATCACGCCGGAGTACGCGGCCAAGCTGCTCGACTGGATGGCGTGGAGCATCTACCCGAACGGTGACGCGCGGCTCGCCAACCAGGCCGAGTACTACTCGGGCTGGAACGCGGCCAACCAGACCTTCAACCGCAACAACCCGAACCACGTGATGCTCGGCAACATGAGCTACATCTTCGTCGAGGACATGGGCGGCATCCAGCCCCGGTCCGACGACCTGATCGAGCTCGACCCGATCGACCTCGGCTACGAGCACTTCATGGTGAACAACCTGCGCTACCACGGGCAGGACGTCACCATCGTCTGGGACCCGGACGGCACGCACTACGGGCTCGGCGCGGGCTACTCGCTGTTCGTCGACGGCGACCGCAAGGCGAGCGCCGACGCCATCGGCGGCTTCGTCTATGACCCGGCCGCCAACGAGGTCACCGCGTCCGACGACGGCCTGGACGTCACGGTCGTGGCCGACGAGGGCGCCGACCTGCCGTCCGCCGTCGACACACCGATCGAGGACGAGCGCGTGGTCTCCTACCTGAAGACCGCGGGCATCGACCTCACCCAGAACGCGGACAACCTGGCCCAGGGCGCGACCCTGAGCTCGTCCGCGACGCAGGACGGCGCCCGTCCGGCCGCGTGGCGCAACTTCCACACGCCCGGCTTCTCCACGAGCTCGATGAACTACACGCCGGGCGCCATCGCGACCACCGAGCGGCCCGTGTCGCTGGCCGCGGTCACCGACGGCGTCACGGTCAACGAGCCGTACTGGGGCAACTACGGCACCCAGGGCGACACGGGGTACGTGGAGCTCGACCTGGGCGAGGCCGTCCCGGTCGACAACGTCAAGGTCTGGTTCGTCGACGACCGCCAGACCGGCGGCTACGCCCCGCCACGCCGGTACTCGATCCAGGTGCCGGACGGGGACGGCGGCTGGGCGGCGGTGCCGGAGCAGGCCAAGGCGCCCAAGGTGCCCGGCCCCAAGGCGAACGAGGCACTCTTCCCGGAGACGACCACCGACAAGGTGCGGGTCGCGTTCACCAACGCCCCCGGCCGCTGGACGGCGATCTCCGAGATCCAGGTGTTCGACTCCGGACGGCCCGTGCCGCCGGTGCAGAACGACCCGCCCACGGTCACCGCGACGTCGGACGACGCCGCGGCCGGCAACCTGTCCACCGTGCTCGTGGCCACCGCCTCCGACGACGGCGTGCCGGAGGACGGCGAGCTGTCCTACGGCTGGGAGACGGTGTCCGCCCCCGAGGGCGCGGGCGTCATCTTCGCCGACGACGCGGCCCTGACCACCCGGGTCACCGGCACGGCCGAGGGCCAGTACGTGTTCCGGTTCACCGCGACCGACGGCGAGCTCAGCACGTCGCGGGACGTCACGGTGACGCTGGCCGAGCGGGAGACGACCGCCGAGTTCGGCCGGCTCGCGACGGTCACGACGAGCGGTTCGGCGTCGTGGGAGAACCCGGCCCGGGTCAACGCGGAGAACACGCCGGCCAGCTCCAACCCCGGCGCGGGCAACGGCTGGGGCACCTGGGGCCAGACCCAGAACGGGACCAGCGCGGCGCAGGCGGCCTGGATCAGGTACTCGTGGAGCGCCCCGGTGCTGGTCAGCTCGACGGACATCTACTGGTACGACGACAACGGCGGCACCCGCACCCCGCGGGCCGACACGTACGTGGTCGAGTACACGACGGACGGGACCACCTGGACGCCGGTCACGCTCGCGGACGGCTCGACCTACGGCGGGGCGCTGGCCCGCAACGCCTACAACAAGCTCGCGTTCGAGCCGGTCGAGGCGAGCGCGCTGCGCATCCGGATCACGGGCGTGCAGTCCGGCGGCGCGGGCACCGGTGTGCTGCGCTGGCGGGTCAACGGCGACACCGTGGACTCGGTCGCGAGCCCGGTGATCATGCGGACCACGGTCGGCGTCGTGCCCGAGCTGCCTGGCGCGCTGGACGTCGTCTACTCGGGCGGCACGCGGGGCACCCTGCCCTTCACCTGGCAGGAGGTCACGCCGGCGATGGTCGCCGAGACCAACGTCGAGCCGTTCACGGTCTACGGCACCAACGCCGAGCACGGGCTGATCGCCCAGGCGCAGGTGTACGTGCGGCCCGAGACCGCCCAGGACGGCATCGCCATCCAGGGCGCGGAGCAGTTCGAGCGGACCGTCGACGTCGGCGAGCTGCCCCACCTGCCCACCCGCGTGGCCGTGTCCTACAACGACGGCTCGCGCGACAACCAGGCGATCGGCGTCGAGTGGGACTTCGACGAGTCGCTCGTCGAGCGGCCGGGCGTGCACGTGGTCACCGGGCGGCTGATCCTGCCCGACTACGTGAGCGAGGCGGGCACCACGCAGACCACGCTCACGCTCACCGTGCTCGGCGACCCCGCCGAGGGGCCCGTGGTCACCGCCACGGCCGAGCCGCGCTGCCTGGCGGGCCGCGCCACGCTCGCGGTCCGGGTGGTCAACGACGAGGACGGCCCGCTCGACATCGCGTTCGCCACGCCGTTCGGCGACAAGTCGTTCTCCGGCGTCGCCCCGGGCGGTGCGGCCTACCAGTCGCTCGCCACCCGTACGGCGTCGGTCACGGCGGGCACCGTCACGGTCACGGCGTCCGACGGCGACGGCCGTACCTCCGAGATCCGCGTCGAGTACCCCGCGCTCACGTGCGGCTGA
- a CDS encoding family 43 glycosylhydrolase yields the protein MRQVRAGRPAAAGTLGAVVVAALAVPAAPLAAQAADSYEFTSTQNPILADGSYYSADPAPLVVPAGAPGNDTGSDQLYVYTGHDEAGETRNDFIMNEWGAFVTADPEAGEWTHHPSLMRPEDVFDWATPGRAYAGEVQEGLDGRYYWYVPVHEAASPSSDKFGIGVAVSDSPTGPWTDHAGGPIVSQRVPTPNTIHNIDPTVLVDGVGAEARVHMYWGSFGNLRRVELAQDMRTPVGDVRTVTGLTGFFEAPWLFERNGTYYLAYAGNNAGPTSACTPANYHACIAYATAPSATGPWTYRGTVLPPVSSTTSHPGIVELDGQWWIAYHTADAEGGNHFRRSVAIDKVEWDDTQDPPRMRPVTITPEREPDRTPRANVAQEARVTVSNDPVPTQYWVKALNDEIVRPNPLPPDMWGTWTGNNPPQQWVQYTWDQPVRVSGSQIEFWNDQPRGSGVGVAAPDAWRIQFWDADDGAWADVPGASGYPTGTAGFQSTSFDPVTTTQLRAVFDASTNGSTYSAVAVEEWKVLAEQADSVEPGRLTVEVGETDLPGAVRATYPGGVSLSVPAFWDALTADDVASPGSLEVEGSVLGYAAGRVSATVTVVDPSDTSGDSTAPEVVLTPSGSAGTGGWFRSAVRVRVAGTDDGGGRVTLSTSVDGAAPVVAEAVRFTDVEVAGDGEHTVTATATDRAGNVSAEAALDVRIDATAPRSTATVDERARSVALAAADATSGVARIEVAVDGGGFEPYTGAVSAPDGDRHDVRYRAVDRAGNAETARTVTIPADLSGPLTGNVAALAMPTASYTAGWNSVLALNDGLDPASPPQAQLWGTWSGNHPATQWVQYAWPRPIRLTAAEIKFWADQPQGTGAGVAQPDSWDLSYWDEAAQEWAPVPDPSASGTSTTAFNRMTFAPVTTSRLRATVHANSNGDGTQYAAVAATEWRVLADDPGSGPAGPAVTVTAAVRCVAGSATLAVRAVNDHDGPVDVTLTTPFGTRSFADVAPGAAAYQSFAVRAPSAEAGTVTVRVRGEVEGEQVTREVPAQYGALVCPA from the coding sequence ATGAGACAGGTCCGAGCAGGACGGCCGGCCGCAGCCGGCACGCTGGGGGCGGTGGTGGTCGCCGCGCTCGCCGTACCGGCGGCGCCCCTGGCGGCGCAGGCTGCCGACTCGTACGAGTTCACGAGCACGCAGAACCCGATCCTGGCCGACGGGAGCTACTACTCCGCCGACCCCGCCCCGCTGGTGGTCCCGGCCGGGGCGCCCGGCAACGACACGGGGAGCGACCAGCTCTACGTCTACACCGGCCACGACGAGGCCGGCGAGACGCGCAACGACTTCATCATGAACGAGTGGGGCGCCTTCGTGACGGCCGACCCCGAGGCGGGCGAGTGGACCCACCACCCGTCCCTGATGCGCCCCGAGGACGTGTTCGACTGGGCGACGCCAGGCCGCGCGTACGCGGGCGAGGTGCAGGAGGGCCTCGACGGCCGGTACTACTGGTACGTCCCCGTGCACGAGGCGGCGAGCCCGTCGAGCGACAAGTTCGGCATCGGCGTCGCCGTGTCCGACTCCCCCACCGGCCCCTGGACCGACCACGCGGGCGGGCCGATCGTCTCGCAGCGGGTACCCACGCCCAACACGATCCACAACATCGACCCGACCGTGCTCGTGGACGGCGTCGGCGCCGAGGCCCGCGTGCACATGTACTGGGGCAGCTTCGGCAACCTGCGCCGCGTCGAGCTCGCGCAGGACATGAGGACCCCCGTGGGCGACGTCCGGACCGTGACCGGCCTGACCGGGTTCTTCGAGGCGCCCTGGCTGTTCGAGCGGAACGGCACCTACTACCTGGCGTACGCCGGCAACAACGCCGGCCCGACCAGCGCCTGCACGCCCGCGAACTACCACGCGTGCATCGCGTACGCGACGGCGCCGTCGGCCACCGGACCCTGGACCTACCGCGGCACGGTGCTCCCGCCCGTCTCCTCCACGACGAGCCACCCGGGCATCGTCGAGCTGGACGGCCAGTGGTGGATCGCCTATCACACGGCCGACGCCGAGGGCGGCAACCACTTCCGCCGGTCGGTCGCGATCGACAAGGTCGAGTGGGACGACACGCAGGACCCGCCGCGGATGCGCCCCGTCACCATCACGCCGGAGCGGGAGCCGGACCGGACGCCACGGGCGAACGTCGCGCAGGAGGCCCGCGTCACGGTGTCCAACGACCCCGTGCCGACGCAGTACTGGGTCAAGGCGCTCAACGACGAGATCGTGCGGCCCAACCCGCTGCCGCCGGACATGTGGGGCACATGGACCGGGAACAACCCGCCGCAGCAGTGGGTGCAGTACACCTGGGACCAGCCGGTACGCGTGTCCGGGTCGCAGATCGAGTTCTGGAACGACCAGCCCCGCGGCTCGGGGGTGGGCGTGGCCGCGCCGGACGCGTGGCGCATCCAGTTCTGGGACGCCGACGACGGCGCCTGGGCGGACGTGCCCGGCGCCTCCGGGTATCCCACGGGCACCGCGGGCTTCCAGTCGACGTCGTTCGACCCGGTGACGACCACGCAGCTCCGCGCGGTGTTCGACGCGTCGACCAACGGGTCCACGTACTCCGCCGTCGCCGTCGAGGAGTGGAAGGTGCTGGCGGAGCAGGCCGACTCGGTGGAGCCGGGGCGGCTGACCGTGGAGGTCGGCGAGACGGACCTGCCCGGTGCTGTGCGGGCGACCTACCCGGGCGGGGTCTCCCTGTCGGTGCCGGCCTTCTGGGACGCGCTCACCGCCGACGACGTCGCCTCGCCGGGCTCGCTGGAGGTCGAGGGTTCGGTGCTCGGTTACGCCGCGGGCCGGGTGTCGGCGACGGTGACCGTCGTCGACCCGTCGGACACGTCGGGTGACTCGACGGCCCCGGAGGTGGTGCTCACCCCGAGCGGCAGCGCCGGCACGGGCGGCTGGTTCCGCTCGGCGGTACGCGTCCGGGTCGCGGGCACCGACGACGGCGGCGGCCGGGTCACGCTCTCGACCTCGGTCGACGGCGCCGCGCCCGTCGTGGCCGAGGCCGTCCGGTTCACCGACGTCGAGGTGGCGGGCGACGGCGAGCACACCGTCACCGCGACGGCGACGGACCGGGCCGGCAATGTCTCGGCGGAGGCCGCGCTGGACGTGCGGATCGACGCGACGGCCCCGCGGAGCACGGCGACCGTGGACGAGCGGGCGCGGTCCGTGGCTCTTGCTGCTGCGGACGCGACGTCCGGCGTCGCGCGGATCGAGGTCGCGGTGGACGGCGGCGGGTTCGAGCCGTACACCGGCGCGGTCTCCGCGCCGGACGGCGACCGGCACGACGTGCGGTACCGCGCCGTCGACCGGGCCGGCAACGCCGAGACCGCCCGGACGGTCACGATCCCCGCCGACCTGAGCGGGCCGCTGACCGGCAACGTCGCGGCGCTGGCCATGCCGACGGCGTCGTACACGGCGGGCTGGAACTCGGTGCTGGCGCTGAACGACGGGCTCGATCCCGCGAGCCCGCCGCAGGCACAGCTCTGGGGCACGTGGTCGGGCAACCACCCGGCGACCCAGTGGGTGCAGTACGCGTGGCCCCGGCCGATCCGGCTGACCGCGGCCGAGATCAAGTTCTGGGCCGACCAGCCGCAGGGCACCGGCGCGGGCGTGGCCCAGCCGGACTCCTGGGACCTGTCGTACTGGGACGAGGCCGCCCAGGAGTGGGCCCCGGTGCCCGACCCGTCGGCCTCCGGCACGAGCACCACCGCGTTCAACCGCATGACGTTCGCGCCGGTCACGACGTCACGCCTGCGGGCGACGGTCCACGCGAACTCCAACGGCGACGGCACCCAGTACGCCGCCGTGGCGGCGACCGAGTGGCGGGTGCTCGCCGACGACCCGGGGTCTGGTCCGGCGGGGCCCGCGGTGACCGTGACGGCCGCCGTCCGGTGCGTGGCCGGCAGCGCGACCCTGGCGGTGCGCGCCGTCAACGACCACGACGGCCCGGTCGACGTCACGCTCACCACGCCGTTCGGCACGCGCTCGTTCGCTGATGTGGCGCCGGGTGCGGCCGCGTACCAGTCGTTCGCGGTCCGCGCGCCGTCGGCCGAGGCGGGCACGGTGACGGTCCGGGTGCGCGGCGAGGTGGAGGGCGAGCAGGTGACGCGCGAGGTCCCGGCGCAGTACGGGGCGCTGGTCTGCC
- a CDS encoding glycoside hydrolase family 127 protein, translating to MSLAPSVATRSQDQLLHLLRVYPVDRVLAVFRRNAGLDTRGANPPGGWEGFGHANEQPWGPDDYPGRANVQTANLLRGHYGGHFLSALALAWASTGEQVFKDKVDQVVAGLGEVQAALAAMDRFSHPGFLAAYGEWQFSRLEGYAPYGEIWAPYYTCHKIMAGLRDAYQLADSDQALEVWAPMADWVSGRLDPLPADQLERMWGIYIAGEYGGMNEVLCDLASITGEDKYLATARKFDLNPLVDACAEGRDTLNGKHANQHIPQFPGYLKAYEHTGEERYLDAVTGFWGMVVPGRTYAHGGHGEGELFGPPGTVAGDIGARNAETCGTYNMLKLSRLLYLHTLDPKYMEFYERGLLNHIVGSKRNTQSDTSPDVTYMYGVNPGTRREYGNTGTCCGGTGLENHVKYADTVYLRSSDGAALHVNLYLASTLDWPERGLRVVQETQYPKAGSSRLTIEGSGELDLRLRVPGWVRQGFTVQVNGVDQDLDVVPGEYVSIDRTWASGDVVDVDMPFSVRAVPAIDDPAVQSIEWGPTVLLVRDPTTSYLDISLYGHMGLDGTLDSAFEPTGDGYFRLGDRVLEPAWSGDHTTYHMYVRRAEPRVVFAGLDSGVANAARPDGTTLLDAVWADGGFATRAAFLAQVQRTTERFTADGLLSRRDAQRVLLTAGKADMA from the coding sequence GTGAGCCTCGCGCCCAGCGTCGCCACCCGGTCGCAGGACCAGCTCCTGCACCTGCTGCGGGTCTATCCCGTGGACCGCGTGCTGGCGGTCTTCCGCCGCAACGCGGGCCTCGACACCCGGGGTGCCAACCCGCCGGGCGGCTGGGAGGGCTTCGGCCACGCCAACGAGCAGCCCTGGGGCCCGGACGACTACCCGGGCCGGGCCAACGTGCAGACCGCCAACCTGCTGCGCGGCCACTACGGCGGCCACTTCCTGTCCGCGCTCGCGCTCGCGTGGGCGTCCACGGGGGAGCAGGTGTTCAAGGACAAGGTGGACCAGGTCGTCGCCGGCCTGGGCGAGGTCCAGGCGGCGCTCGCCGCGATGGACCGGTTCAGCCACCCGGGCTTCCTGGCCGCGTACGGGGAGTGGCAGTTCAGCCGCCTGGAGGGCTATGCCCCGTACGGCGAGATCTGGGCGCCCTACTACACGTGCCACAAGATCATGGCGGGCCTGCGCGACGCCTACCAGCTCGCGGACAGCGACCAGGCCCTGGAGGTCTGGGCCCCGATGGCGGACTGGGTCTCCGGGCGCCTGGACCCGCTGCCCGCCGACCAGCTCGAACGGATGTGGGGCATCTACATCGCGGGCGAGTACGGCGGCATGAACGAGGTGCTGTGCGACCTCGCGTCGATCACGGGGGAGGACAAGTACCTCGCCACGGCCCGGAAGTTCGACCTGAACCCGCTGGTCGACGCCTGCGCCGAGGGCCGGGACACCCTCAACGGCAAGCACGCCAACCAGCACATCCCGCAGTTCCCCGGCTACCTCAAGGCCTACGAGCACACGGGCGAGGAGCGGTACCTGGACGCCGTCACGGGGTTCTGGGGCATGGTCGTGCCCGGCCGCACCTACGCGCACGGCGGGCACGGGGAGGGCGAGCTGTTCGGCCCGCCCGGCACCGTCGCGGGCGACATCGGGGCGCGAAACGCCGAGACGTGCGGCACGTACAACATGCTCAAGCTGTCGCGGCTGCTGTACCTGCACACCCTCGACCCGAAGTACATGGAGTTCTACGAGCGCGGCCTGCTCAACCACATCGTCGGCTCCAAGCGGAACACGCAGTCGGACACCAGCCCCGACGTCACCTACATGTACGGCGTGAACCCCGGCACCCGCCGCGAGTACGGCAACACCGGCACCTGCTGCGGCGGTACCGGGCTGGAGAACCACGTCAAGTACGCCGACACGGTGTACCTGCGCTCGTCCGACGGCGCCGCGCTGCACGTCAACCTGTACCTCGCCTCGACGCTGGACTGGCCCGAGCGCGGGCTGCGCGTGGTCCAGGAGACGCAGTACCCGAAGGCCGGGTCCTCGCGGCTCACGATCGAGGGGTCGGGCGAGCTCGACCTGCGCCTGCGGGTGCCGGGCTGGGTGCGGCAGGGGTTCACGGTCCAGGTCAACGGCGTGGACCAGGATCTGGACGTCGTCCCGGGGGAGTACGTGAGCATCGACCGCACCTGGGCGTCCGGCGACGTGGTCGACGTCGACATGCCGTTCAGCGTGCGGGCCGTGCCGGCGATCGACGACCCGGCGGTGCAGAGCATCGAGTGGGGGCCGACCGTGCTGCTCGTCCGGGACCCCACGACGAGCTACCTGGACATCTCCCTCTACGGGCACATGGGCCTGGACGGCACCCTCGACAGCGCCTTCGAGCCCACCGGCGACGGCTACTTCCGGCTCGGGGACCGCGTGCTCGAACCCGCCTGGTCCGGCGACCACACCACGTACCACATGTACGTGCGCCGGGCGGAGCCACGGGTCGTCTTCGCCGGCCTGGACAGCGGCGTCGCCAACGCGGCCCGTCCCGACGGCACCACCCTGCTCGACGCCGTCTGGGCCGACGGCGGGTTCGCCACCCGGGCGGCCTTCCTCGCCCAGGTGCAGCGCACCACGGAGCGGTTCACCGCCGACGGGCTGCTCAGCCGCCGGGACGCCCAGCGCGTCCTGCTCACCGCGGGAAAGGCGGACATGGCATGA